A window from Solanum stenotomum isolate F172 chromosome 7, ASM1918654v1, whole genome shotgun sequence encodes these proteins:
- the LOC125870466 gene encoding uncharacterized protein LOC125870466, translated as MASCDDDFSLLGDDNAAVAVTPTTTTTANPTYHHQPFSSVRYKPVQIHPPPISAGSPKNISGDDEDGDGYSDNNAQSYHIGVNPYENDSIPFENDTNVNRSRGKLSNDKRADREDIGDNGTPYSYKRSKISSSSGSGSGEYRKDREEWSDTAIACLLEAYMEKFVQLNRGNLRGRDWEEVAAMVSERCEKQSKSVEQCKNKVDNLKKRYKLERHRMSNGGLTISHWPWFKQMEQIVGNSVSVKATSEEDKAIVPVNNSSTGRQSKRYGTAVPSPSGQIVKAKSSMSPRWRRVVLKISGAALAGMTPNTNDANNIDPKVATLVATEVSIACRLGIEVAIVVGGRNFFCGDTWVTSTGLDRCTAYQIGMMATLMNSILLQSALEKVGVQTRVQSAFNMPELTEPYSRQRAMRHLEKGRVVIFGGIGAGTGNPLFSTDTVAALRASEIHADAVLKATNVDGVYVCDSRNNNVVAEHISFRELVSGGDSPLDLMAVTLCEENAIPVVIFNLHGPGNISRALCGEQVGTLIDQTGRVS; from the exons ATGGCTTCTTGTGACGACGATTTCTCTCTCCTCGGTGACGATAACGCTGCCGTCGCCGTCACtcccaccaccaccaccaccgcAAACCCTACTTACCACCACCAACCTTTCTCCTCCGTCCGGTACAAGCCTGTGCAAATCCATCCCCCGCCGATCTCCGCCGGTAGTCCCAAGAACATTTCCGGCGATGACGAGGACGGTGACGGATACAGCGATAATAACGCGCAGTCGTATCATATCGGAGTGAACCCCTACGAGAACGATTCAATTCCGTTTGAGAACGACACCAATGTTAATAGATCGAGAGGTAAATTATCAAACGACAAACGAGCCGATCGAGAAGATATCGGTGATAACGGGACACCGTATAGTTATAAGAGATCGAAAATCAGCTCATCCTCCGGTAGTGGCAGCGGAGAGTACCGGAAGGATAGAGAAGAATGGAGTGACACGGCGATAGCGTGTTTATTGGAGGCGTATATGGAGAAATTTGTGCAACTGAATAGAGGGAATTTGAGAGGGAGAGATTGGGAAGAAGTCGCGGCGATGGTGAGTGAAAGATGCGAGAAGCAATCGAAGAGTGTAGAACAGTGTAAGAACAAAGTTGATAATTTGAAGAAGAGGTATAAATTGGAGAGGCATCGGATGAGTAATGGCGGCTTAACGATTAGTCATTGGCCATGGTTCAAGCAAATGGAACAGATTGTTGGGAATTCGGTATCAGTAAAAGCTACATCTGAGGAAGACAAAGCCATTGTTCCAGTGAACAACTCCAGCACTGGCAGGCAATCGAAAAG ATATGGAACAGCGGTGCCTAGTCCCAGCGGACAGATTGTGAAGGCGAAATCTTCTATGAGTCCAAGGTGGAGAAGGGTAGTTCTTAAAATTAGTGGTGCTGCACTTGCTGGAATGACACCAAACACTAATGATGCAAACAACATCGATCCAAAG GTGGCCACGCTAGTTGCTACAGAAGTCTCAATAGCTTGTCGTCTTGGTATAGAG GTGGCAATAGTTGTTGGCGGACGCAATTTCTTTTGCGGAGACACATGGGTAACTTCAACTGGACTGGATAGATGTACTGCCTATCAAATTGG AATGATGGCAACTCTGATGAACTCCATACTGCTGCAGTCGGCATTAGAGAAGGTTGGTGTGCAAACTCGTGTGCAAAGTGCATTTAACATGCCCGAGCTTACTGAGCCATACAGCAGGCAACGAGCTATGCGGCATCTTGAAAAAGGTAGAGTTGTGATCTTTGGTGGTATTGGAGCTGGTACAGGGAATCCACTCTTCTCTACGGATACAGTTGCAGCACTCAGAGCTTCTGAAA TTCATGCTGATGCCGTACTCAAGGCTACAAATGTAGACGGTGTTTATGTCTGTGACTCCCGAAATAATAATGTTGTTGCTGAGCATATTTCCTTCAGGGAGCTGGTTTCCGGAGGAGATTCCCCATTGGACCTAATGGCTGTTACATTATGCGAGGAGAATGCAATTCCTG TTGTTATTTTCAATCTTCATGGGCCTGGAAATATATCAAGAGCGTTATGTGGAGAGCAGGTGGGTACACTGATCGATCAGACAGGACGTGTTAGCTAG